TTGCTGCGATACAACTAATCGCCATCGGCGTAAACGCCCAAGATAATATTCTAGCTCCCTTGTTTGACAAGTACGCTGATGATGAAGACTTCACCAAAGTGACCATCACCAGCAAAATGTTCAGCCTTTTCACTGAGTTTGAACCCGAAGACCCCGAGACCAAAGAGCTGACCGAAGCGGTTAGCAAATTGCAAGGACTTAAAATACTCGCATCAGATAGTGTTAATAACGCCCGAAGCTACTTCAAAGATGCTAAATCGCAAGTGCGGAAAGGAAACATGGAAGAGTTGATGTCAATCCGCGACGGTAAAGACGATATGCTCTTTATGATTCAGGAAGAAGCCGGTAAGATTAGTGAGCTGGTGATGCTGGTGGGAGGCGAACACAAATTCATTGCCCTCAGCCTCTACGGCGAGATTGACCTTAAACAGATTTCAAAGATCTCGAAAGGAATGAAGATCGATGGCATGAATTATCTGGAGAACCTAGATAACGAAGGAGATGATGACCAGTAGTAAGTTATTAACCCGAAAGATAGTCAGCGTATTTGCGCTGGCTTTCATATGCTCCCTATCCAGTTTAGCCCAGAGCCGTACGGTAGATCAATTTCTAAAGGAGTATCAGCCCAGCCAAAAGCTCTTTCTCTACCCTAGCACGCTGCGAATGGTTAATCTGGAGAAAAATCCTGACTTCTACGCACTGGTACACGATATTGATAAGCTACGGGTGCTACTGTACAACAAAAATGAAAATGGTTTTTCTGGTCAGACTATCCGTACGTTAAGCCGGGAAGTAGCGGAGGAAGACTACCAGGAACTAATGACTTTCCAAGCCGACGGACAAAACGTACATTTGTATTCTTTGGGAGACGACGACACGCCCGAAGGAGTAGTTGGTTTGGTAGAAACCGACGATACGCTTATTTTAACCGACTTGGAAGGCTTCATCGATCTGCCCGCCTTGCTTAAACTATTTCAAGGTGATTTTAACTTTGAAGATATAGCAGGTGTCGTTAATCTTGCCGTTCAAGTAAGTGAGGAAATTCAGGAAGAGATTGAGGAGTAATTTTAAGTGTTATGGTGTTTGAGTGTTGATGTGTTAGAGCATGTTTAAATTTTATCCTTTGGGCTGCAAATTCATCTTTAATCGCTGCACTTCACCAATTTTATCGGCCATAGCTTAGGCTATTCCCTCAAAAATTGACTCGTTCAGCAACCAAATCTTGAATTTTCGCCATCAAAAACAAAACTTAAACATTCTCTTATGGATAACGCACGTTATTCGATACGTAGAGTTAAAATACTATAACATCCTAACAACTCGTACTTTAACCCCCAAACTCAATAGCAATCGAGTAAAATGAATTACCGCCTTCTTCTATACACCCTGTCATTGATTGCCTGCTTTCACGTAAGTTTGGCGCAAGACTATGAAGAGGAAAAGCTGATAATAGATACTTTTTTACACGAAGAATATTCTGAAAATAAGCCCGGAGCAGCTGTGCTGATTGCTAAAGGAGACAAAATTATCTACAAAAAAGCCTTTGGACTGGCCAATGTAAAGAAGAAAAAACCGCTAGAGACAGATATGATTTTCCAGCTTGGGTCTATGAGCAAGCAGTTTACCTCAGCAGCGGTTCTTCAACTAGTAGAGCAAAATAAAGTCTCCCTCAACGATAAAATTCAGCAGTACGTCGACTACTATCCGCCGAAAGAATACGAGATTACCATTGAACATCTGCTGTCGCAAACTTCAGGAATCCCTAATTTTTTTGATGTGGATGAAGATGAGCTTCGTCTACTCTCCCAAGAACATACTCCTCAGCAACTGATCGAGTACTACGCTGATCAACCTTTGCTATTTGAGCCGGGCACGCAGTTTCAGTACAGCAATTCTAATTATCCTCTGCTGGGAGTAGCCGTCGAAAAAGTATCAGGGTTGACATTGGAAGAATACCTAGCAAAAAATATTTTTCAACCACTGGGGATGAAGTCAACCAACCTTTGGTACCGCGAAGATTTTAAGAAAAAGCGAATTGCTCAGGGCTATCGGTTTGAAGACGGTAAGTTCGTTCGTTCGCCTAAAGTAGTAGGCTCGGTAGTTTACGCGGCGGGCGGCATTGTTTCTACCGTAGACGACTTACTGACCTGGAACCGAGCGTTGCAAAACCGAACCCATTTATCCGATACTATTGTTAAGCAACTCACTACCGAAAAGACTACGACCGACGGAACCGGAACCGGTTACGGCTACGGATTTTTCATAGGAGAACTACATAGCTACAAAACCGTAGAACATGGTGGGTTACTGTACGGCTTTACCTGCGATGCCCTGTACATACCTGAAGAGGATATTTTTGTCTGCGTTCTCACCAACAAGTCGCGGGAGAGACCCGAAGAAGTAGCTGATTATCTTGCCAGTATTATTCTTGGAGAGCCGATTAATATTCTGAGCAAGTCAGCATTAAACTACGAAGAAAAAAAGGAGTATCTGGGAACGTATCAGATGGTAGATGGGGCGAAAAAAATTATTGAGATTAAATTCGTGGATGACTTGGTAATGGTATATTTTCCAAAAGCCCCCGGAACCGAAGTAGAAATAAAGGCAACCGATGACGATACGTTCGAATCAGTAACGGCGAATATTGAGATGATATTTTCTCGAGACGATACCGGAAAAATTGTAGGCTTTACCGCCGAGCAAGGCGGCACTTCTGAATGGACAAAAATTGAATAAAACCACTTGAACAACATTCGAGAACTGGTTACATTAATAAACTAAACTTTACTCCATATACCAGCATCAGACCCCGGAATAAATCCGGGGATAACACCCGAACACATTAACACCTTGAAACTTGAACACACCCACCCTTCAAATACAAAACCTGCATAAGCACTACGGCAAAGTTCACGCGGTGAATGACTTGTCGCTGGAGGTGCTACCGGGTCAAGTTTTTGGCATTTTAGGACCGAACGGCAGTGGAAAGACCACCACGCTCGGAATTATTCTGGACGTAATTAAAAAGAAAAGTGGGGAATACCGTTGGTTTGGCGAGTTGCCCTCGGCCGAAAGCCGGAAGAAGATCGGAGCCATTCTGGAAACCCCAGTTTTTTATCCCTACCTCTCGGCAGTAGACAACCTCAAGATTATTGCGCTAATTAAAGGAGTGAATGAAAGTCGGATTGACGCCGTGCTTCAAACCGTAGGTTTATACGAACGTAAGCACGATGCATTCAAGGGTTATTCGCTCGGAATGAAACAACGGCTGGCGATTGCCTCCGCTCTACTCGCCGACCCCGAAGTGATGATTCTGGATGAACCCACCAACGGCCTCGATCCGCAAGGAATTGCCGAAATTCGCCAACTCATTGTGCAGATTGCGGGGCAGGGAAAAACCATTATTCTGGCCAGCCACTTGCTGGATGAGGTGCAGAAAGTTTGCTCCCACTTTGCCGTGCTGAAAAAAGGAAAGCTCATTTACTCCGGCAGTGTAGACGAAGCCCTCACCGGAACCGATACCGTAGAAGTAGCTGCCGATGATATGAGCTTACTGGAAGAAACTATTCAGCAATTTGCCCATACCGAATCTGTCCGAGCTGAAAAACAGTTTTTACGGGTGCGACTAAACAACAACCAAAATAGTGTTGACCTCAACCGCTTTCTGATTGAACGAGGAGTAATCGTTTCTCATCTGTCGCAGCGTACCAATAGCCTGGAGCAACAGTTCTTGCAAATCTTAGCCACTGATCCAAGTTCAGTCGGTCGTTCTGCTGTCAATCAAATCACAACCAACCATGCCTAGATTACTCGCCATTGAATGGATAAAACTTAAAAGTTACCGCCCGTTTTGGGTGCTGATGCTGCTGTATTTCGTGGTGTTGGGCTTGGTGATGAGCGGGGTAGGATTCTTCCTGGAATATCTGGCTGGTATCAACGGAGCGGAGATCAATGGGCTTGACCCATCGATGGTTCCTTTCTACGATTTTGCCGACATCTGGCAGAACCTCACCTATTTGGCTACTTTTCTAAAAATCTTCCTAGGCTTTATTGTAGTCATTTCCATTACCAACGAATACAGCTACAAAACTATCCGCCAACACATTATCGACGGCCTCACCCGTTGGGAATTCTTAGCCAGTAAATTGCTGATAATCCTGGCGATTACCTTAGTGAACACCCTTTTTGTATTGGTACTTGGAATAATTCTGGGCAGCATCTATTCGCCGGTAAAGGGGCTGGATGTTGTGTTCACTAATGCTGATTTTCTGTTGGCCTATTTTCTGGATGTAGGAGTGTTTTTAACCTTTGCGCTATTGGTCGGAATGCTCATCAAGCGTACCGGATTTGCTATTGTGCTGCTGGCATTGTACACCTTCTTTCTGGAGCCCATCGGCGCGCTTATTCTTTCGGAAGTATACGACCAGTATACGTTTCATCAGTACTTTCCCATTCGGGCGATTAATAATCTCATTCCGGTTCCCTTCGGAAAGTACGCATTTCAGGAGGTGCAAGATTACGTAGCTCTGGGCGATGTGGCTTTGGTAGTGGCTTACGCTGGGTTGTTTATCTTCCTAAGTTACCGTCTGCTAAAGACCCGCGACATTAGCGGATAAAACGTTTACTTCTATGAAAGCAGTTATCTATCAACAATACGGCAACCCCGCAGTGCTTCAACTAGTAGATAGAGAGAGGCCGGTGCCGAAGGACAATGAAGTGCTGATAAAAATATACGCGACCACCGTTACTACTACTGAATGTTACTTCCGGGCAGGCAAGCCCTTCATTACCCGCTTGTTCACTGGGCTGATGAAGCCGAAGAATAAGATACTGGGAGAAGAGTTAGCCGGAGAAATAGCGGAAGTAGGCAAAGACGTAACTTTATTTAAGCTGGGCGATCACGTGTTCGGAACGGCGGGGCCTACCTTCGGAGCCAATGCGGAGTACATTTGTGTATCGGAAGATGGAGTACTGGCTCAGAAACCCTACACTCTGTCTTACCACGAAGCGGCTGCTTGTGTAGATGGCTTTTTAACCGCTATGCCTTTCCTTCGAGATACCGGACAGATAAAAAGTGGTCAACGGGTACTGATAAACGGCGCAGCAGGTATGGTTGGCTCTGCCGCCGTGCAGATTGCTAAGTACTTTGGTGCGGAAGTAACCGGGGTAGGTAGTAGTGCCAGCCAAGCAATTATGAAAAAGCTCGGGGCCGACTGTGCGATTGACTACTCTCAGGAAGACTTTACAAGAAATGGTCAGACCTACGACATCATATTTGATGCAGTAGGGAAAACGACATTTAATCTCTGTAAACACTCTCTTAACAAAAACGGAGTATTTCTAGAAGCAGCAGTTACTCTTTCGTCCTTACCTTCCCTCATTGGCTCATCCAACGGCAAAAAGTCAAAGATTGCGACCACTGGGTTACGGTCGCCTGCTGAACGAGCTAAAGACTTACAGATACTAAAAAAGTTATTAGAGGAAGGTAAGTATCAGGCGCTAATTGATCGTACTTATCCTCTGGAAGAAATTGCCAAAGCTCACGCCTACGTAGATCAAGGACACAAGAAAGGCAGTGTAGTGATAGCAGTAAACCAGTCGAAAAACATAGATGCATCTAGTGAGACAGCAAAAAAAGCCGCGCCCTATTAGAGAAGCACGGCTTTAACTTTATTCTCAAACCACAAATCATTTGCTCACCTGTGCCGTCCGATCTTCACCAGCTCGGCGTCCGTATTCCGAGAAGATTAATGTTACGGCGTTTTTTAGGGTTTCTTCCCGATTTTTCATTTCAACCTCCAGCACTCCGGGGGCGTAACCTTGCCACACTAACTGCTTCTTCTCCCGGTCAATTAAATCGATAACTACATCGCCTTCTTTGGCCTGATCGATATTACTGTTAAACGAAGAGCCCCCCATCCACCACCAGCTACCGTAAAAACCCGGATTATAATTCTGGGAACCACTAATTCGGTTTTCAACCATCACTTGCGAGTTCACCAGCAGGTCAGGGTTCTCGCTAGAAAGCGTATAACCACGTCCTTCCATCTCGCGCTGTACTGCTTCCTTCAAACGCTTCTTCATTAGCGTATTGTAAAATAGCGGTTCCTCTCCGTCTACTTTACTATGTTCCCGCTGAAACTCATCCGCCCAGTAGAAGGTCGTGTAGTCGGCAAACTCGGCATCACGATCGTAATCCGTCAGCACTGAATACGAAGTAGTACAGCGTACTAGCAGAAAGCCAACTGCCAAAATTCCTATTATCTTAATTGTTCTCATAACTATCAGTTAAGTTGATAAAATAGATACTATGCGCGCAAAACGCAGAGCATTACAGCTTTTAACCACACACAAAATGCTCAAATACACTTAAGAAGAAGGTTGTTGAGGTAAGTAGCTCTCTTGCAGTAGTCGGGCACACTTGGCGTTAAAAAGCTGATACTTACATTATTACAACGAAAAAATTGCCGAAAAGTGTTTGGCACCGTGTTAAAAATTGCAAAAGAAAACGCCTAAAGCTTGCGCTCAACAACTGCTTTCGGGTTTGCTGAATAGCGTGGGTAGTGTACCATTTTCTTATAAGTATTCAGCAATGTGCCAGGCGAAAAGCCTAAGCGGTACATTAGAAAGACGATTCCATTGGCTACGTTCACTCTGAGATAGTGATTATCGCGGTACTTGCGGGCTGAAATTAGAGTTGCATCAGGCATTACCACAAATTTTCCGGTTTTGCGTGATCGGCGAATAAAGTCAAAATCTTCCATTACTGTGTAGTATTCATCGTAACCACCAAGTTGCTCAAAGTGGCAGCGGGTAACAAATAAAGTTTGGTCGCCACCTCGGCAGGTAATCCAGTTGAAGCGGGTGAAAAACTCATTTATTTTCAGGAGAGGATGCTCATCTTCGAAATGGCTACGGTAGCTACCGCTGGTGTAGCCCTGCTGTACATAGTTGCTAATATTCCTCAAATAATTTTGAGGGGGTAGCGTATCAGCGTGAACAAAATATAAAACGTCGCCCCGGGCTTGGCTAGCAGCATGATTCATCTGAGTGGCTCGTCCCTTTTGGGGAGAATGTAATACGTTGGCTCCAGCAGCTTCTGCTTTAGCTACCGTGTCATCGGGGCTTCCTCCGTCACAGACAATTACTTCGGCTAAGAATCGATTACGATTGTTCAACAAGTGGTGCACTAATCCGCCTATATTCTCAGCCTCGTTGTATGTCGGTATAATGACACTTATCTTCATAATCGATCAACTTCCCAGCCTTTGCCCATACTTGAAACTACTGTTGTACACCTGTTCTTCTTTAAAGTACGTAATAATAACTACCGGCCGGTTTTCTAGTTACCACAAATACCAAATTTATGAAAATGCTCACCAATATCGTTCTCTTGTTTTTGGCTTCCCTGCTAGCAATGTGCTCCTCGGCTGAAAAGAGCCAACAAGCATCACATAATAAGTCGTATCCTCATGTAGAGCTTTCTAAAGAATTGGTGCGTACGGCGAAAGAGCAGCAAGACGCTTCTGAAATTATGGATAAACTAGCTGCCGTATCAGCAGAGGAACTATCGGCTGAACTGGATACAGATGAAGCCAAGAAAGCCTTTTGGATTAATGTGTACAATGGCTCAGTGCAACATATTTTGATGAAGCAGCCCGAGTTGTTCGAAGATCGAGGAGCTTTTTTTAAGAAAGATCAGGTTCGGATCGCGGGAGAAATTATTAGTTTAGATAAAATTGAACACGGTATTATCCGAGGCTCTAAAATCAAGTGGTTGCTTGGCTTAGTATCCGATCCGTTTGCTGATAAATACGAACGTACTTTTCGAACAGATAGTGCCGATGGGCGAATTCATTTTGCGTTGAACTGCGGAGCCAAAAGCTGCCCCTACATTGCTATCTACAATGCCCCCTACATGAATGAGCAATTGGATGAGATTGCCCGCCAGTTTTTGAACCGAACTAGCACTTACGAGCCTGACGAGGAAAAAGTATTCGTTACTTCCCTATTTAGCTGGTTTCGGGGCGATTTTGGGGGTAAAAGCGGCATTCGTGATTTCCTTCGAAAGTACGATGTAATTCCGGAAGAAGCTGATCCATCCCTATCTTTTCAAGATTACGACTGGACATTGGAACTGGGCAACTATACTGATCTGAGTGCGGGAAAGACAGCAGCGAAGTAGTAGAGCTAGCCTACAAGTATCCGAGTTCATTCGGATGATTGCCAGTAGAGTAACTTCATTTGCCTGCTCAGAAATACTGTAGCAAATCGCAGATGGGTACTTCCTCATTAGTGCTTGCCTGATGTGTTTTATACACCTCCTAATCCAAATATGGATTGTCTTCTAGATTGGAAGTAGTTTATACTATGTTGACCCTAGTGCGGTGGGGAAGGTTAGAAGGAAGAAAAATATTTTTCAAGTAATCTTGACTTTTCCCGACCGTTTCGCTGGGCTGGTGCGTCCAAAGACCGAACATAAATATTACCATGATGGAATTACTAGAAAACAAAGTAGCTGCAGTCTTTGCCGCCAACGGAGCTATCGCTCGTGAAGTATCTTTCGCCCTCGCTCAAAACGGAGCAACTGTACATCTTTCCGGTAGAAATCTGGCAGCTGTTAAACAGTTAGCCACTGAAATTAACCAAGTCGGGGGAACCGCCATAGCGCATCAGGTTGATGCTACCAATGAAAGTGAAATTGATGCTTTTCTAACGAAAGTAGTAGCCGAAACCGGACAGTTAGATATTGCTTTTAACGGTATTGGACTGCGGGCGCACGAATTGCAATTAGGAACCCCCAGCACTGAACTTCCTTTTGAGAAGTTTAAGGAAGCCTTAGAGGTATCGTTAGGTTCACAGTTTTTGACCTCCCGAGCTGCCGCCAAGCATATGATAGCGGCTAAGTCAGCCGGAACAATCATCACGCTCTCCGCTAGTTTGTCCCGTATCAAAATGCCTTTCATGGCGGGAATCACCGCAGCTTGTGCCGGAATAGAGGGAATGACGAGAGTGTTAGCCGCTGAATTTGGTCGAGCAGGTATCAAAGTAACCTGTTTGAATGCGACAGCTCTAGTTGATACTCGAACCATTCAGGAAACCCAACAGCTAAACGCTAAAACCATCGGCATATCAGCCCAGGCACTAGGCGAACAGATGAAGCAAGGTTACTTGCTTGGTAAAAGCCCTTCGGCTAAAGATATTGGCAAGTTAGCTGTGTTCTTAGCGACCGATACTGGAGCTCTGCTAAATAGCCACGTAATAGATGCCGACTTTGGGGTTCACAGTGTCATTTAAATTAAGAACCAAGAAGTCAATTTTTTCCGCCGGGTAAGCAGCGTTAAGTCTTCTTTCCGGCTCCTTTACTTTTCAAAAAATATAATCATGAAAAAGATAACAAAAGCAGGCAAATGGGTTTTCGTATCAATGTTTGCCGTATTCGGCTTACTCCACTTTGGCACATTAGAATTTAGTTTACCCTACATTCCCAGTTTTCTTCCGTTTCCGGCATTCTGGGTATATTTTTCAGGTATAGCACTCGTAGCCTTCTCGATGAGTGCCTGGATTGGAAAGTTAGATAAGTTAGCCGCCCTACTGCTCGCCCTGATGATGTTCTCGTTTGTAGTACTTATCCATATTCCGGGAGCCATTGCAGGAGATTTTGTGCAAACCATTGGTATCTTTCGAGACACCACTGTGATGGGTGCTGCCCTCATGTACGCGGATAAATTTGCTAGAGACGGTAAGTATATCACTACCTAATGTATTTTTAAATTCTCCTACGCCTCGCGTCACGGTGACTCTTTACGAAAAGGGGGGATGATCTTAATGAGAGAAACAGCTTCTATGTCTATGTCACCCACTCAATTAGATAGAGTCCTTCCCCCTTAGAAAAAGGGGGACTAAGGGGGATTTCTTTCAAACACAAAGCACAAAACACAAAAAACCAATGAAAGAAGATACCTTAAAGAAAGCCATCAATGGCGATATTACCGCCTTTCAGAAATTGTTTCTGGAATTTCAAGCGCCGCTAAAATCGTATCTTTATCGTCTACTGACCGATCGTAATGATGTGGATGATCTGGCTCAAGATACCTTTGTGAAAGCCTTCGATAAGATTAGTACATTCTCCGGGGCATCGTCTCTCAAAACCTGGGTGTTTCGGATTGCCACGCATCTGGCCTACGACCACTTGCGAAGACAAAAACGCTGGCTACCCGATGCCCAGGATAAATCAAAAGCACTTGCCATGTCTACTCCCGAAATTGGCGAAGCCTTTGCTCAAGTACACCAACATTCACCCTACGGAGCTTACGATGTCCGAGAACACATCGACTTTTGTTTTACCTGCATCTCCAAAACACTGACCATTGAACAGCAGGTAGCGCTAATTTTAAAAGATGTTTACCATTTTTCTCGCAAAGAGATTAGCGGGATTATGGGCAAAACCGAAGGCGTAGTGAAGCACTTGCTGTTTGACAGTCGTAAGTTGATGATTGATATTTTTGACCAGCGTTGCGCGCTCATCAACAAAAATGGAGTGTGCCACCAATGTACCGAGCTAGCCGGAGTTTTTAACCCCAAGCAAATAAAGCGGGAAGAGTTACTAAAAATTAAAATGGTGGCTGAAGCCGAAAGTAGTGGCAAGCGTCAACTCTACGAACTGCGCGCCCAATTAGCTGCCGAAATTGATCCGCTACGTTCCGCAGGAGCCGATATGCAAGACATTATTATGCAATGCACGCGGCAAGCGGTAGGAGAAATAGAATCGCTGAACTGATTTTTTTCCGAATTCTCGAATACCTATTTTGGCAATTTAGAAAAGCGTCAATCAACAACCTAATGCCTATTTCTCGTAAAAAGCTGTTCTCACGTAGTCTACTGAGTATATTATCATTGCTGGTTTTAGCTTCCTTAAAATTAGCTGAAGCAGATAATCCCGAAGCTGAGAGACCTAATGTAGTACTAATCTTTCTGGATGATGGCGCGTTCGATGATTTTGCGCCATTTGGAAACCCCCGCTACCCTACCCCTCATGTAGAGACCTTGGCAAAAGAAGGACGAAGCTTCTACAGTTTTTACGTTCCTCAAGCC
This region of Tunicatimonas pelagia genomic DNA includes:
- a CDS encoding DUF4252 domain-containing protein, encoding MKRLLIIIAAIQLIAIGVNAQDNILAPLFDKYADDEDFTKVTITSKMFSLFTEFEPEDPETKELTEAVSKLQGLKILASDSVNNARSYFKDAKSQVRKGNMEELMSIRDGKDDMLFMIQEEAGKISELVMLVGGEHKFIALSLYGEIDLKQISKISKGMKIDGMNYLENLDNEGDDDQ
- a CDS encoding DUF4252 domain-containing protein, with protein sequence MMTSSKLLTRKIVSVFALAFICSLSSLAQSRTVDQFLKEYQPSQKLFLYPSTLRMVNLEKNPDFYALVHDIDKLRVLLYNKNENGFSGQTIRTLSREVAEEDYQELMTFQADGQNVHLYSLGDDDTPEGVVGLVETDDTLILTDLEGFIDLPALLKLFQGDFNFEDIAGVVNLAVQVSEEIQEEIEE
- a CDS encoding serine hydrolase domain-containing protein, with protein sequence MNYRLLLYTLSLIACFHVSLAQDYEEEKLIIDTFLHEEYSENKPGAAVLIAKGDKIIYKKAFGLANVKKKKPLETDMIFQLGSMSKQFTSAAVLQLVEQNKVSLNDKIQQYVDYYPPKEYEITIEHLLSQTSGIPNFFDVDEDELRLLSQEHTPQQLIEYYADQPLLFEPGTQFQYSNSNYPLLGVAVEKVSGLTLEEYLAKNIFQPLGMKSTNLWYREDFKKKRIAQGYRFEDGKFVRSPKVVGSVVYAAGGIVSTVDDLLTWNRALQNRTHLSDTIVKQLTTEKTTTDGTGTGYGYGFFIGELHSYKTVEHGGLLYGFTCDALYIPEEDIFVCVLTNKSRERPEEVADYLASIILGEPINILSKSALNYEEKKEYLGTYQMVDGAKKIIEIKFVDDLVMVYFPKAPGTEVEIKATDDDTFESVTANIEMIFSRDDTGKIVGFTAEQGGTSEWTKIE
- a CDS encoding ATP-binding cassette domain-containing protein; this translates as MNTPTLQIQNLHKHYGKVHAVNDLSLEVLPGQVFGILGPNGSGKTTTLGIILDVIKKKSGEYRWFGELPSAESRKKIGAILETPVFYPYLSAVDNLKIIALIKGVNESRIDAVLQTVGLYERKHDAFKGYSLGMKQRLAIASALLADPEVMILDEPTNGLDPQGIAEIRQLIVQIAGQGKTIILASHLLDEVQKVCSHFAVLKKGKLIYSGSVDEALTGTDTVEVAADDMSLLEETIQQFAHTESVRAEKQFLRVRLNNNQNSVDLNRFLIERGVIVSHLSQRTNSLEQQFLQILATDPSSVGRSAVNQITTNHA
- a CDS encoding ABC transporter permease, producing MPRLLAIEWIKLKSYRPFWVLMLLYFVVLGLVMSGVGFFLEYLAGINGAEINGLDPSMVPFYDFADIWQNLTYLATFLKIFLGFIVVISITNEYSYKTIRQHIIDGLTRWEFLASKLLIILAITLVNTLFVLVLGIILGSIYSPVKGLDVVFTNADFLLAYFLDVGVFLTFALLVGMLIKRTGFAIVLLALYTFFLEPIGALILSEVYDQYTFHQYFPIRAINNLIPVPFGKYAFQEVQDYVALGDVALVVAYAGLFIFLSYRLLKTRDISG
- a CDS encoding NAD(P)-dependent alcohol dehydrogenase, with the translated sequence MKAVIYQQYGNPAVLQLVDRERPVPKDNEVLIKIYATTVTTTECYFRAGKPFITRLFTGLMKPKNKILGEELAGEIAEVGKDVTLFKLGDHVFGTAGPTFGANAEYICVSEDGVLAQKPYTLSYHEAAACVDGFLTAMPFLRDTGQIKSGQRVLINGAAGMVGSAAVQIAKYFGAEVTGVGSSASQAIMKKLGADCAIDYSQEDFTRNGQTYDIIFDAVGKTTFNLCKHSLNKNGVFLEAAVTLSSLPSLIGSSNGKKSKIATTGLRSPAERAKDLQILKKLLEEGKYQALIDRTYPLEEIAKAHAYVDQGHKKGSVVIAVNQSKNIDASSETAKKAAPY
- a CDS encoding DUF4136 domain-containing protein; protein product: MRTIKIIGILAVGFLLVRCTTSYSVLTDYDRDAEFADYTTFYWADEFQREHSKVDGEEPLFYNTLMKKRLKEAVQREMEGRGYTLSSENPDLLVNSQVMVENRISGSQNYNPGFYGSWWWMGGSSFNSNIDQAKEGDVVIDLIDREKKQLVWQGYAPGVLEVEMKNREETLKNAVTLIFSEYGRRAGEDRTAQVSK
- a CDS encoding TIGR04283 family arsenosugar biosynthesis glycosyltransferase produces the protein MKISVIIPTYNEAENIGGLVHHLLNNRNRFLAEVIVCDGGSPDDTVAKAEAAGANVLHSPQKGRATQMNHAASQARGDVLYFVHADTLPPQNYLRNISNYVQQGYTSGSYRSHFEDEHPLLKINEFFTRFNWITCRGGDQTLFVTRCHFEQLGGYDEYYTVMEDFDFIRRSRKTGKFVVMPDATLISARKYRDNHYLRVNVANGIVFLMYRLGFSPGTLLNTYKKMVHYPRYSANPKAVVERKL
- a CDS encoding DUF547 domain-containing protein gives rise to the protein MKMLTNIVLLFLASLLAMCSSAEKSQQASHNKSYPHVELSKELVRTAKEQQDASEIMDKLAAVSAEELSAELDTDEAKKAFWINVYNGSVQHILMKQPELFEDRGAFFKKDQVRIAGEIISLDKIEHGIIRGSKIKWLLGLVSDPFADKYERTFRTDSADGRIHFALNCGAKSCPYIAIYNAPYMNEQLDEIARQFLNRTSTYEPDEEKVFVTSLFSWFRGDFGGKSGIRDFLRKYDVIPEEADPSLSFQDYDWTLELGNYTDLSAGKTAAK
- a CDS encoding SDR family NAD(P)-dependent oxidoreductase; this translates as MMELLENKVAAVFAANGAIAREVSFALAQNGATVHLSGRNLAAVKQLATEINQVGGTAIAHQVDATNESEIDAFLTKVVAETGQLDIAFNGIGLRAHELQLGTPSTELPFEKFKEALEVSLGSQFLTSRAAAKHMIAAKSAGTIITLSASLSRIKMPFMAGITAACAGIEGMTRVLAAEFGRAGIKVTCLNATALVDTRTIQETQQLNAKTIGISAQALGEQMKQGYLLGKSPSAKDIGKLAVFLATDTGALLNSHVIDADFGVHSVI
- a CDS encoding RNA polymerase sigma factor → MKEDTLKKAINGDITAFQKLFLEFQAPLKSYLYRLLTDRNDVDDLAQDTFVKAFDKISTFSGASSLKTWVFRIATHLAYDHLRRQKRWLPDAQDKSKALAMSTPEIGEAFAQVHQHSPYGAYDVREHIDFCFTCISKTLTIEQQVALILKDVYHFSRKEISGIMGKTEGVVKHLLFDSRKLMIDIFDQRCALINKNGVCHQCTELAGVFNPKQIKREELLKIKMVAEAESSGKRQLYELRAQLAAEIDPLRSAGADMQDIIMQCTRQAVGEIESLN